The Nothobranchius furzeri strain GRZ-AD chromosome 8, NfurGRZ-RIMD1, whole genome shotgun sequence genome includes a region encoding these proteins:
- the LOC139071463 gene encoding neurofilament heavy polypeptide-like, with translation MVVNGPSCSEVDAPSCSEVVASDDDMSKVIASDDVPSDDVAAAPDDAAAPDDAAAPDDAAAPDDAAAPDDAAAPDDAASPDDVASPDDVASPDDVASPDVGSPDVGSPDDVASPDVGSPDDVASPDVGSSDDVASPDVGSSDDVASGLMSLLSLVPVVILKVAPVQPVSPAQPAGRLYSRRRPPRDCRHLLICPRRRPPRVHPRLLICPRRRPPRVHPRLLICPRRRPPRVHPRLLICPRRQPSRARCLLICCRGRPPHSADPCRLSCGPSVPLGPPSGSPSSRPAPGSCGRLGSAL, from the coding sequence atggtggtcaacggcccttcctgttccgaagtcgacgccccttcctgttccgaagtcgtcgcctctgatgacgacatgtccaaagtcatcgcctctgatgacgtcccctctgacgacgtcgccgccgcccctgatgacgccgccgcccctgatgacgccgccgcccctgatgacgccgccgcccctgatgacgccgccgcccctgatgacgccgccgcccctgatgacgccgcctcccctgatgacgtcgcctcccctgatgacgtcgcctcccctgatgacgtcgcctcccctgacgtCGGCTCGCCTGACGtcggctcgcctgacgacgtcgcctcccctgacgtcggctcgcctgacgacgttgcctcccctgatgtcggctcgtctgacgacgtcgcctcccctgatgtcggctcgtctgacgacgtcgcctctggtctgatgtctcttctgtctctagttccagtggtgattctgaaggtcgcaccggtccagcctgtgtccccagcccagcctgcagggcgCCTCTACAGCAGGCGCCGCCCTCCAAGGGACTGTCGtcacctcctcatctgccccaggcgcaggcccccaagggttcatcctcgtctcctcatctgccccaggcgccgacccccaagggtccatcctcgtctcctcatctgccccaggcgccgacccccaagggtccatcctcgtctcctcatctgccccaggcgccagcCTTCCAGGGCCCGTTGCCTCCTCATCTGCTGCAGGGGCAGGCCTCctcactctgctgatccctgccgcctctcctgtggtccctcggttcctc